A part of Shewanella sp. Choline-02u-19 genomic DNA contains:
- a CDS encoding LPP20 family lipoprotein, with amino-acid sequence MKKLLITTAVLGLLGGCSSNDTVQNVQQIDCFYPDAPTVSAPRWVCDVMPEGIEMGAVGYAKKSVAGLSIMRDVATNDARARLAQQFESNVNTLFKQATTANIVSTTESVSEEVNEYFESVTKNVTSRTLSNSRVIVTQRSPGGGLYTLVGMDKATYDENIAKVVTAASKKDPELWNKFNNKKAAEELDAVLSTLQKL; translated from the coding sequence ATGAAAAAATTATTAATTACAACTGCTGTACTCGGATTGTTGGGTGGTTGTTCAAGTAACGATACAGTTCAAAATGTTCAACAAATAGACTGTTTTTATCCTGATGCACCAACGGTAAGTGCACCTCGTTGGGTGTGCGATGTAATGCCTGAAGGCATAGAGATGGGAGCTGTCGGTTATGCTAAGAAGAGCGTAGCGGGTTTAAGCATAATGCGTGATGTTGCCACTAACGATGCACGTGCAAGACTTGCTCAGCAGTTCGAGTCCAATGTAAATACACTGTTTAAGCAAGCGACGACAGCAAACATAGTGTCTACGACTGAAAGCGTGTCTGAAGAGGTAAATGAGTACTTTGAATCTGTCACTAAAAACGTCACTAGCCGAACCTTGTCTAATAGCCGAGTGATTGTTACTCAGCGCAGCCCAGGTGGCGGACTTTATACGTTAGTGGGTATGGATAAAGCAACTTATGATGAAAACATCGCAAAAGTTGTGACTGCAGCAAGTAAGAAAGATCCTGAATTATGGAACAAGTTTAATAATAAGAAAGCGGCTGAAGAGTTAGATGCAGTGCTTTCAACGTTACAAAAACTTTAG
- a CDS encoding LPP20 family lipoprotein, which translates to MNLKLSAIFLGLTLVVACQSTSKTPDWYLEPIVTNAAELVAVGQGTSLDKAKQKAMSALNQQLWTEVKSSGQSRNIANDINGKEHYQQLNDFSVNTKTSAVILNGVTFSKAQQAGDTFYVEAKVAKDNVKAQLMADVKNYNGLAQFELDTLAQTDPLVWWLRNVDVSDLESNMASRLSMLSALSSTEKTPNNLIPKLKAKVAEVHSGIKVVIAANPQDRWMKKSITAYLTKYKIQVVDSAKSHFSHQLILDTDWRKSHISDMYISTVQVNLVLKDSHNLVVASNEIIANANSVTSFERANEGASRHFSAKLKEQNFWKALGL; encoded by the coding sequence ATGAATCTAAAACTTAGCGCTATTTTCCTGGGGCTAACACTGGTTGTTGCTTGTCAGTCGACAAGTAAGACGCCTGATTGGTACTTAGAGCCTATCGTGACAAATGCTGCGGAGTTAGTTGCTGTTGGTCAAGGCACATCTCTTGATAAAGCCAAGCAGAAGGCAATGAGTGCGCTGAATCAACAATTGTGGACTGAAGTTAAATCGAGTGGGCAGAGTCGCAATATAGCCAATGATATCAATGGTAAAGAGCATTATCAGCAACTTAATGATTTTAGTGTTAACACCAAAACATCGGCCGTTATCCTAAACGGCGTGACCTTTTCTAAAGCTCAGCAAGCGGGTGATACGTTTTACGTTGAAGCTAAAGTGGCTAAGGATAATGTTAAAGCTCAGCTAATGGCGGACGTTAAAAACTACAACGGACTAGCTCAATTTGAATTGGACACCTTAGCGCAAACTGACCCATTAGTTTGGTGGTTAAGAAATGTCGATGTGAGTGACCTTGAGAGCAACATGGCCAGCAGGTTATCAATGCTATCGGCTCTGTCATCAACAGAAAAAACACCTAACAATCTCATTCCTAAATTGAAAGCTAAAGTGGCTGAAGTGCACTCCGGCATTAAGGTCGTGATAGCTGCAAATCCACAAGATCGGTGGATGAAAAAGTCGATAACGGCTTATTTAACTAAGTATAAAATTCAGGTCGTTGACAGTGCTAAAAGTCATTTTAGCCACCAGCTTATTCTTGATACTGATTGGCGTAAGAGTCATATCTCCGATATGTACATCTCTACAGTGCAAGTGAATCTTGTACTTAAAGATAGTCATAATTTAGTTGTTGCGAGTAACGAAATCATCGCCAACGCCAATTCAGTGACCAGTTTTGAGCGCGCCAATGAAGGTGCCTCACGCCATTTCTCTGCCAAATTAAAAGAGCAGAACTTTTGGAAAGCTTTAGGGCTTTAG
- a CDS encoding ETEC_3214 domain-containing protein: MDSCEQPIKVSFWSKLQSVALTVVAIMLSLGQWNDTKDALSAVYESFVANWTNDIEYKQISTLHVGQTQAYITSVFGNPHVSKKSKSDTGIVYFYYGNKKYQLTLAIKDQRLSGYAVVGLKADFQVSVPYTEQALLSSPLDSYFTQTDSYFSDANNIEYYAESHDLGKKVMFYNLIIGSVNYGNFSHDDSSAVKKLNADLDRGIEDVSSALEASRNLKPNYFAVTELAPKVMIEGLLTHFEYKTLLKID; the protein is encoded by the coding sequence ATGGACAGTTGTGAACAACCAATCAAGGTTAGTTTCTGGAGCAAGCTACAAAGTGTCGCCCTGACAGTTGTTGCTATTATGTTGTCTCTGGGCCAGTGGAATGACACTAAAGATGCACTTAGTGCAGTTTATGAATCATTTGTCGCCAACTGGACTAACGATATTGAATATAAGCAAATATCGACTCTACACGTTGGCCAAACTCAGGCTTACATAACCAGTGTTTTCGGCAATCCTCACGTATCCAAAAAATCTAAGTCTGATACCGGTATCGTTTATTTTTATTACGGTAATAAAAAATACCAACTAACACTGGCCATCAAAGATCAACGTTTATCTGGCTATGCTGTTGTTGGTTTAAAAGCAGATTTCCAAGTCTCCGTTCCCTACACTGAGCAGGCGTTACTATCGAGTCCGTTAGACAGCTATTTTACTCAAACAGATAGCTACTTTTCTGACGCAAATAACATTGAGTATTACGCTGAATCACATGATTTAGGCAAGAAAGTGATGTTTTATAACTTAATCATTGGCTCGGTGAATTATGGCAACTTTAGCCATGACGACAGTTCAGCTGTAAAAAAATTGAATGCAGATTTGGACCGTGGCATTGAAGATGTCAGCAGTGCTTTAGAGGCCAGCAGAAATTTAAAGCCTAATTATTTTGCCGTTACGGAGCTCGCCCCTAAAGTGATGATTGAAGGGCTATTAACGCATTTTGAATATAAAACACTTTTAAAAATAGATTAA
- a CDS encoding GNAT family N-acetyltransferase, which yields MQLYLLAEKPQAIHQIATWYSNEWGYIGEGRSVGELELKLKEYLNHDKLPLIMVAFDKGTFFGAAQLRCHEMDIYPQREHWLGGVYVAPSSRGIGVGKALVEAIIEKAKALGVTSINLQTEDISGGLYRSLGWQTVEQVTYHGIDVLVMEKSL from the coding sequence ATGCAGCTGTATTTACTCGCAGAAAAGCCACAAGCAATACACCAGATAGCGACATGGTATAGCAATGAGTGGGGGTATATTGGTGAAGGTCGTAGCGTTGGTGAGCTTGAACTAAAACTTAAAGAGTATCTTAATCACGATAAGCTACCGCTTATCATGGTGGCATTTGATAAAGGTACATTCTTCGGGGCGGCGCAACTGCGTTGTCATGAAATGGACATCTATCCACAGCGTGAACATTGGCTTGGCGGCGTTTACGTTGCACCATCATCTCGCGGTATAGGTGTAGGTAAAGCGCTCGTTGAAGCCATTATAGAGAAAGCTAAAGCGTTAGGCGTAACAAGTATTAACCTACAAACAGAAGATATCTCTGGTGGCCTTTATCGCAGCTTAGGTTGGCAAACAGTAGAACAAGTGACTTATCACGGTATTGATGTATTAGTTATGGAAAAATCACTTTAA
- a CDS encoding transglycosylase SLT domain-containing protein: MKTRLTGLMACLMLSVPSVFAADRFAEIDAEIDKSNFTQEQKDKEYQDFVFAYMAEYENWRVEYLKEFDEYRAEIIKKWGVGDVSERHKNVEYSADQTVKSIIDYDKNEVSISILVDSNTSDEDAKAELQKQIELLVAVPTSNASKVIMSVEPKAIAAVNITPVAFSAENEKEAKQVIIEQTKAQLREIDKESDKAQLTKADNLSIDMIEQVSIQKKKKLIIVAKERLVAVADDYDKQRAQKTATLTEKKIVEYKVKLPKNGLSSRASAVVDFAQTEGEKWHISSALIMAVIHSESSFDPKATSPIPAYGLMQIVPTTAGYDVNQIVRKISEPMSSGDLYVPGINVETGAAYLNILDKRYLKSIENDESRLYCMIAAYNTGAGNVAKAFNADGARNIRRAAKVINKMAPDEVYQHLLHNLPYDETKHYLKKVSSRIELYQNKI, encoded by the coding sequence ATGAAAACTCGTTTAACAGGTTTGATGGCCTGCTTAATGTTGAGCGTGCCGTCAGTTTTTGCGGCTGATCGCTTTGCAGAGATAGATGCTGAAATCGATAAATCGAATTTTACTCAAGAGCAAAAGGATAAGGAATATCAAGATTTTGTTTTTGCGTATATGGCCGAATATGAAAATTGGCGAGTCGAGTACTTAAAAGAGTTTGATGAATATCGAGCCGAAATCATCAAGAAATGGGGTGTTGGTGATGTATCCGAACGCCACAAAAATGTTGAGTATTCAGCGGATCAAACCGTAAAATCAATCATTGATTATGACAAAAATGAGGTATCGATCTCGATACTTGTTGATAGTAATACCTCTGATGAAGATGCTAAAGCGGAGTTACAAAAGCAGATTGAGCTGCTTGTCGCTGTGCCAACGTCTAATGCGTCGAAAGTGATTATGTCAGTGGAGCCAAAAGCGATAGCCGCGGTTAATATCACGCCGGTGGCATTCTCAGCAGAGAATGAAAAAGAAGCTAAACAGGTCATTATTGAACAAACAAAAGCGCAATTAAGAGAGATAGATAAAGAGTCTGATAAGGCGCAGCTGACTAAAGCTGACAATTTATCTATTGATATGATTGAGCAAGTTTCTATTCAGAAAAAGAAAAAGCTAATTATTGTGGCCAAGGAGAGGCTCGTCGCAGTGGCAGATGATTACGATAAGCAAAGAGCGCAAAAGACGGCGACATTGACTGAAAAGAAGATCGTTGAGTACAAGGTTAAATTGCCTAAGAATGGCCTTAGCTCACGAGCCAGTGCTGTGGTTGATTTTGCTCAAACGGAGGGTGAAAAATGGCATATTTCTTCAGCGCTGATCATGGCGGTTATTCACTCAGAATCGAGTTTCGACCCTAAAGCCACATCACCGATACCCGCTTATGGGCTAATGCAGATTGTCCCTACAACAGCAGGTTATGATGTAAATCAGATCGTTAGGAAAATTAGCGAACCTATGTCTTCGGGGGATCTCTATGTTCCCGGCATCAATGTTGAAACAGGCGCTGCTTATCTTAATATTTTGGATAAACGTTATCTTAAGTCTATTGAAAATGACGAGAGTCGACTGTATTGCATGATCGCAGCGTACAACACTGGCGCGGGTAATGTGGCGAAAGCTTTTAATGCTGATGGTGCTAGAAATATCAGAAGGGCTGCTAAAGTGATTAATAAGATGGCGCCAGATGAGGTTTATCAGCACTTGTTACATAATCTACCTTATGATGAGACTAAGCATTATCTTAAGAAGGTCAGTAGCCGAATTGAGCTTTATCAAAATAAGATCTAA
- the fadA gene encoding acetyl-CoA C-acyltransferase FadA, whose protein sequence is MKNAVIVDCIRTPMGRSKAGVFRNVRAETLSAELMKSLLERNPQLDPNTIEDVLWGCVQQTLEQGFNIARNAALLAGIPKQVGAVTINRLCGSSMDALHQAARAIMTGQGDTFIVGGVEHMGHVPMSHGVDFHPGLANNVAKASGMMGLTAEMLGKMHGITREQQDAFAVRSHQRAQAATVEGRFANEIVAIEGHDADGALIKVEHDEVIRPETSMESLSGLRPAFDPVNGTVTAGTSSALSDGASAMLVMEEEKAKALGLPIRARIRSMAIAGCDAAIMGYGPVPATKKALARAGLTVDDLDVIELNEAFAAQSLPCVKELGLMDVVDEKINLNGGAIALGHPLGCSGTRISTTLINLMEAKDAKYGLATMCIGLGQGIATIFERP, encoded by the coding sequence ATGAAAAATGCCGTAATCGTAGATTGCATTCGTACTCCAATGGGCCGCTCAAAGGCTGGTGTATTTAGAAATGTACGTGCAGAAACTCTTTCTGCTGAACTCATGAAGTCACTGCTTGAGCGTAACCCTCAGCTTGACCCGAACACCATTGAAGATGTGCTATGGGGTTGTGTACAACAAACTCTTGAGCAAGGCTTCAACATCGCACGTAACGCTGCGCTACTTGCAGGTATTCCTAAGCAAGTCGGTGCTGTTACTATTAACCGCCTGTGTGGTTCATCAATGGATGCACTTCACCAAGCTGCCCGTGCAATTATGACAGGCCAAGGCGATACGTTTATCGTCGGTGGTGTTGAGCACATGGGCCACGTACCAATGAGCCATGGAGTGGACTTCCACCCAGGTCTTGCTAATAACGTCGCTAAAGCGTCGGGTATGATGGGCCTTACCGCTGAGATGCTCGGTAAAATGCATGGCATTACCCGTGAACAGCAAGATGCATTTGCAGTACGCTCACATCAACGTGCACAAGCTGCAACGGTTGAAGGTCGCTTCGCCAATGAAATCGTTGCCATTGAAGGCCACGACGCAGACGGCGCACTGATTAAAGTTGAGCATGATGAAGTGATCCGCCCTGAAACATCAATGGAATCACTCTCTGGACTACGCCCCGCTTTTGATCCTGTCAACGGCACAGTTACCGCAGGTACTTCATCTGCATTGTCTGATGGCGCATCTGCCATGTTGGTGATGGAAGAAGAAAAAGCCAAAGCACTCGGTTTGCCTATTCGAGCGCGTATTCGTTCGATGGCGATTGCCGGTTGTGATGCCGCTATTATGGGTTACGGCCCAGTACCTGCAACTAAGAAAGCTCTGGCTCGCGCTGGGTTGACGGTTGACGACTTAGACGTTATTGAGCTCAACGAAGCCTTTGCTGCACAGTCGCTCCCTTGCGTTAAAGAGCTAGGTTTGATGGATGTTGTCGACGAGAAGATTAACCTTAACGGCGGCGCAATTGCATTGGGTCACCCGCTAGGTTGTTCAGGCACGCGTATCTCGACGACCCTTATCAATCTAATGGAAGCAAAAGATGCAAAATATGGTCTTGCAACTATGTGTATTGGTTTAGGCCAAGGTATCGCAACCATATTTGAACGTCCGTAA
- a CDS encoding MOSC domain-containing protein: MAKLIGIAYKTEKRGEMITVEHAAVTQAKGVENDIFGRPGKRQVTVMSIEQWQLACNEVDKRLPWFTRRANILVEGIAFSAEDKGKQLVIGELTLEITGETDPCKKMEIAYPGLEKALQPDWRGGVTCRVITNACIAINDTVSLKLA; the protein is encoded by the coding sequence ATGGCAAAGCTAATTGGTATTGCATATAAAACAGAAAAACGTGGCGAGATGATAACGGTAGAACATGCAGCCGTGACTCAAGCCAAGGGTGTTGAAAATGACATCTTTGGCCGCCCAGGTAAGCGTCAAGTGACCGTAATGTCTATCGAGCAGTGGCAACTGGCCTGTAATGAGGTTGATAAACGTCTTCCTTGGTTTACCCGCAGAGCCAATATTCTAGTCGAAGGCATTGCGTTTTCTGCAGAAGATAAAGGCAAGCAACTTGTCATCGGTGAACTCACCCTAGAGATAACAGGTGAAACAGATCCGTGTAAAAAAATGGAAATCGCCTATCCCGGTTTAGAAAAAGCACTGCAGCCAGATTGGCGCGGCGGAGTTACTTGCCGTGTAATAACTAACGCCTGTATTGCTATTAACGACACGGTTTCACTCAAATTAGCATAA
- the tusA gene encoding sulfurtransferase TusA yields MSDQFNTAQHQLDALGLRCPEPVMMVRKSVRRMNNGETLLIIADDPATTRDIPSFCEFMDHTLIASQTEATPYQYLIKKGL; encoded by the coding sequence ATGAGCGACCAATTTAATACTGCACAACACCAACTCGATGCTTTAGGGCTAAGATGCCCTGAACCCGTGATGATGGTGCGTAAGTCAGTTAGACGCATGAACAATGGTGAAACTTTATTGATCATTGCTGATGATCCAGCGACGACTCGTGACATCCCTAGCTTTTGTGAATTCATGGACCACACTCTTATTGCTAGTCAAACAGAAGCAACCCCTTATCAATATTTGATAAAGAAAGGCTTATAG
- the ybaK gene encoding Cys-tRNA(Pro) deacylase translates to MTPAIDLLVKHNITHQVHEYKHDPACQAYGLEAAEKIGVEIGLVFKTLVVKLDGKQLAVAIIPVADKLSLKAIAKACKAKKAVMAEAIEVQRSSGYVLGGVSPLAQKRQLLTIIDNSCAQLVQMYVSGGRRGLDIEIAPTDLQQLLNADITSITA, encoded by the coding sequence ATGACGCCAGCCATAGACTTGCTCGTTAAGCACAATATTACACATCAAGTTCATGAGTATAAACATGACCCTGCATGCCAAGCATATGGGTTAGAAGCAGCTGAAAAAATCGGAGTCGAAATAGGTTTGGTCTTTAAAACCTTAGTGGTAAAGCTAGACGGCAAGCAACTTGCAGTGGCGATTATCCCAGTCGCGGATAAGCTCAGCTTAAAAGCTATCGCCAAGGCATGCAAAGCTAAAAAAGCTGTTATGGCTGAGGCTATCGAAGTTCAGCGTAGCTCTGGCTATGTATTAGGCGGCGTTAGCCCTTTAGCCCAAAAACGGCAGCTACTCACCATCATTGATAATAGCTGTGCACAATTGGTTCAAATGTACGTTAGTGGCGGACGTCGCGGGTTAGATATCGAGATAGCACCGACCGACTTACAGCAATTACTCAATGCCGATATCACCTCAATAACGGCCTAA
- the fadB gene encoding fatty acid oxidation complex subunit alpha FadB, translating to MIYQSPTIEVELLEDNIAHLCFNAQGSVNKFDRETIDSLNAALDSIKQNNNIKGLMLTSAKSAFIVGADITEFLGLFAEEDSVLLSWLEEANVVFNKLEDLPFPTISAINGFALGAGCETILATDFRVADTTARIGLPETKLGIIPGFGGTVRLPRVVGADNALEWITSGKDQRPDAALKIGAIDALVAPEKLQSAALRMLKDAIAEKLDWQTRRARKLAPLTLPKLEAMMSFATAKGMVFKVAGKHYPAPMAVVSVIEQAAQCDRAAALKIEHQAFVKLAKTEVAQALIGIFLNDQLVKGKAKKAGKLAKKVNSAAVLGAGIMGGGIAYQSASKGTPIVMKDIAQPALDLGLNEASKLLTAQVKRGRSTPAKMAVVLNNITPTLDYAPVKAVDIIVEAVVEHPKVKSMVLAEVEQHVSEDTIITSNTSTISINLLAKSLKKPERFCGMHFFNPVHKMPLVEIIRGENSSEETIASVVAYASKMGKTPIVVNDCPGFFVNRVLFPYFAGFSGLLADGADFAAIDKVMEKQFGWPMGPAYLLDVVGLDTGHHAQAVMAEGFPERMGKTGKDAIDVMFEAQRFGQKNNKGFYQYSVDRRGKPKKDLDPTSYALLQAEFGEKKAFESDEIIARTMIPMIIETVRCLEEGIIASPAEADMGLVYGLGFPPFRGGVFRYLDTMGVANFVALADKYAHLGGLYQVTDTMRELAANNGSYYQQA from the coding sequence AGAGAAACCATCGACTCTTTAAATGCTGCACTCGACAGCATTAAGCAAAATAACAATATCAAAGGTTTAATGCTAACGTCAGCAAAATCTGCATTTATTGTTGGTGCTGACATTACTGAATTCTTGGGGCTTTTTGCTGAAGAAGATTCAGTACTACTGTCTTGGTTGGAAGAAGCTAATGTTGTTTTCAACAAATTGGAAGATCTGCCTTTCCCGACGATTTCAGCCATTAATGGATTTGCACTCGGCGCTGGATGTGAAACCATTCTAGCCACCGATTTCCGAGTTGCAGACACCACCGCTCGCATTGGTCTACCAGAAACTAAGCTAGGCATCATTCCAGGTTTTGGCGGCACTGTTCGCTTACCTCGCGTAGTCGGCGCAGACAATGCCCTTGAGTGGATCACGTCAGGCAAAGATCAGCGACCAGACGCCGCATTAAAAATTGGTGCTATCGATGCGCTTGTCGCACCAGAAAAGCTGCAAAGTGCAGCACTTAGAATGTTGAAAGATGCCATAGCAGAAAAGCTCGATTGGCAGACGCGCCGAGCTAGAAAGCTAGCGCCACTAACACTGCCAAAACTTGAAGCGATGATGTCATTTGCAACCGCTAAAGGCATGGTCTTTAAAGTTGCAGGAAAACACTACCCGGCACCAATGGCTGTCGTCAGTGTTATCGAGCAAGCGGCACAATGCGATCGCGCTGCGGCACTAAAAATTGAACATCAAGCCTTTGTGAAACTGGCTAAAACCGAAGTAGCTCAAGCACTGATTGGTATTTTCCTAAACGACCAGTTGGTTAAAGGTAAAGCCAAGAAAGCAGGCAAACTTGCTAAGAAAGTTAATTCAGCCGCAGTATTAGGGGCTGGGATCATGGGCGGGGGTATTGCTTACCAGAGTGCAAGTAAAGGCACCCCAATTGTGATGAAAGATATTGCGCAACCTGCGCTAGATTTAGGCCTTAACGAAGCATCTAAACTGCTAACCGCACAAGTTAAACGTGGTCGTTCTACCCCTGCTAAAATGGCAGTGGTACTCAATAACATCACCCCAACGCTGGATTACGCTCCCGTTAAAGCGGTTGATATTATTGTTGAAGCCGTTGTTGAGCATCCAAAAGTTAAATCGATGGTGCTAGCAGAAGTTGAGCAGCATGTTAGTGAAGATACGATCATCACTTCAAATACTTCGACTATCTCAATCAACCTACTTGCTAAGAGCCTTAAAAAGCCTGAGCGCTTTTGTGGGATGCACTTCTTTAACCCAGTGCACAAAATGCCTTTAGTAGAAATTATTCGCGGCGAAAACAGCTCTGAAGAAACGATTGCTTCCGTTGTTGCTTACGCCAGCAAGATGGGTAAAACCCCTATCGTTGTTAACGACTGCCCTGGTTTCTTCGTTAACCGTGTATTGTTTCCATATTTTGCAGGCTTCAGTGGCCTACTCGCTGATGGCGCTGACTTTGCGGCTATCGATAAAGTGATGGAGAAGCAGTTTGGCTGGCCTATGGGTCCTGCATACTTACTTGATGTTGTAGGCCTTGATACGGGTCACCATGCTCAAGCCGTTATGGCGGAAGGTTTCCCAGAGCGTATGGGTAAAACAGGTAAAGATGCCATTGACGTTATGTTTGAAGCCCAGCGTTTTGGTCAGAAGAACAACAAAGGCTTCTACCAATATTCAGTTGACCGTCGCGGTAAGCCAAAGAAAGATTTAGACCCAACGAGCTATGCGTTACTGCAAGCTGAGTTTGGTGAGAAGAAAGCATTTGAGTCAGATGAGATCATCGCTCGTACAATGATCCCAATGATTATCGAGACAGTACGCTGTCTTGAAGAAGGTATTATCGCTTCGCCTGCTGAAGCGGATATGGGCTTAGTTTATGGCCTTGGTTTCCCACCATTTAGAGGCGGTGTATTCCGTTACCTAGATACTATGGGTGTCGCTAACTTTGTCGCTCTCGCTGACAAATATGCTCACCTAGGTGGCCTATATCAAGTAACCGACACTATGCGTGAACTCGCCGCCAACAATGGCAGCTACTACCAGCAGGCTTAA